Sequence from the Streptomyces sp. R33 genome:
GAGGACGCCGTCGAGGGCGGCCTCCATGGCCTGGAGCACCGGGCGCAGCTCCCGGTCCCCGTCGCCCACGATGTCCATGAGCGGGGGCTCGTGCACGGCCAGGCTGCGCAGCAGCTCGGGGCGACGGGAGGCGAGGCCGAGCGCCGTCGAGGCCCCGAAGGAGTTCCCGGCCACGTGGGCCGGCCCGCCGAGGGTCTCGAGGAGCGACGCGAGGTCGTCCTCGTCCTGCCGCCGGCTGCCCTGGCCGGGCGGGCGCTCGCTGCGGCTGTGGCCGCGCCGGTCGTAGACGAGTACGCGGAACGACTCCGCGAGGCGGGGCACGACGAACTGCCAGTTCTCGTGGTCGACCCACGAGCCGTGGACCAGGACCAGGGGTTCGCCCTCGCCCGCGACCTCGTAATAGAGGTCCACGCCGTTCACACGAGCCCGTGCCATGCCGAGTCTCCTCACCTTGGAGGCCAGGGGGCCGAGCGCCCGCGCAGAGACATACCGCGGACCGGCGCACGGCACACCTCCCTGCAGGTCACCAGGTGAGGCGGCGGTCCTCGGCGGTGATCGGGATGTCGTTGATGCTGGCCTCGCGGCGGCGCATCAGCCCGTCGCGGTCGAACTCCCACTGCTCGTTGCCGTGGCTGCGCCACCACTGGCCGGCGGTGTCGTGCCACTCGTACTCGAACCGGACGGAGATCCGGTTGTCGGTGTACGCCCAGAGCTCCTTGCGGAGCCGGTAGTCGAGCTCGCGCTCCCACTTCTCGGTGAGGAACTCCCGGATCTCGTCGCGGCCGCTGAGGAAGCGGTCACGGTTACGCCAGAGCGAGTTCTCGGTGTAGGCGAGGGCGACGCGTTCGGGGTCGCGGCTGTTCCAGGCGTCCTCGGCGGCCTGGACCTTGGCCCGGGCGGATTCCTCGGTGAAGGGCGGCACGGGCGGGCGTACGGCGGGGTCGGTCATGGGCGCACCTCTATCGGACGGAAGGACTGGAGAACGAGCGTTCTCCACAAGGAAGGACAGTAGAGAACGACCGTTCTCCGCGCAAGCGTTTCTGGGCTACGCTGCCTTCATGGACGACGAAGAGGCCCGCACCCGGCTGCTGGACGCGGCGGAGGCGCTGTTCTACGCGGAGGGCATCCAGGCCGTCGGCATGGACCGCATCCGCACGGAGTCGGGGGTGCCGCTCAAGCGGCTCTACAAGGTCTTCCCAGCCAAGGAGGCCCTGGTCACGGCGTATCTCGAGCGCCGCGACCGCCGCTGGACGGCGAGCCTGCGAGGCGCGGTGGCGGATTCCGCCGATCCGGTCGAGGCCGTCTTCGACTGGCTGGCCCAGTGGTTCTCGGAGCCGGACTTCCGGGGCTGCGCCTTCCTGAACGCGTACGGCGAGCTGGGCACGGGCCCCGCCGGAGTGCTGGACGTCGTACGCCGCCACAAGACGGAGCTGCGGGATCTGCTGGCGGAGCTGGCCGGACCCGGCCGCGAGGAGCTCGCGGACCAGCTGCTGATCCTGGTCGAGGGCGCGACGGTGGTGGCGGCCCTGACCCCCGGCCCGGAGCCGGCCCACCGCGCACGCGAGGCGGCGTCGGCGCTGCTGCTCGCCCGGGAGGGTGGGCATGCGATAGATTGAACGCGTTCAATTCATTGCGGAGCAGAGTGCGGGGGCGCCATGACGGCGACGGAGCCGGCCGGAAGGGGCAGCGGAGCCCGGAGCCGCCGACTGCGCGCCGCCCACCCCTGGCAGACCAGGATCGCACTGGCGGCTCTGATCCTCCCGGCGCCGGTCACGCTCGCGTTACTCGTCGGGGGCGTGCCCGCGTTCCGGCTGGCCGTGACCGTCGCGCTGTCCTCGGTGCCTCTGGCCTTTCGTGCGGACCGGGCGCGGTTCATGACGTCCTGCGTGGTCCTCGGATCGCACTGGCGGGGTGGTCGATCCTCGGCGCATGGGAAGGCACCTTGATCTTCTTCCCTTCGGCGCTGCTCCTGCTGTGCGCGGCGTTCGCGGATCCGCGCGAGTACCAGGCACCGGCCACGGCCGTGACCGCGCTCGCCTGCCTGCTGGCGGTCGTCCCCGGGCTGTTCTTCGTCGGCTGCCTGGCGGGACTCGTCCTCTAGCTGCCGCCGGCGGCGGTGGTGCGGGGGAAGGTGATCTCGACGCGGCGGTTCTTCTTGCGGCCTTCCTCGGTGCCGTTGTCGGCGAT
This genomic interval carries:
- a CDS encoding alpha/beta fold hydrolase, with translation MARARVNGVDLYYEVAGEGEPLVLVHGSWVDHENWQFVVPRLAESFRVLVYDRRGHSRSERPPGQGSRRQDEDDLASLLETLGGPAHVAGNSFGASTALGLASRRPELLRSLAVHEPPLMDIVGDGDRELRPVLQAMEAALDGVLAALRAGEDRVGAQRFVDDVAIGPGGWEQLPEPFRETFTANAPTFLDEHGDPDWASLDLARLPGYEGPALLTFGSESPPWFPVIVGKLATALGGRARMRTLVGDGHVPHLTHPDRYADDLTAFIRSSGP
- a CDS encoding TetR/AcrR family transcriptional regulator, which produces MDDEEARTRLLDAAEALFYAEGIQAVGMDRIRTESGVPLKRLYKVFPAKEALVTAYLERRDRRWTASLRGAVADSADPVEAVFDWLAQWFSEPDFRGCAFLNAYGELGTGPAGVLDVVRRHKTELRDLLAELAGPGREELADQLLILVEGATVVAALTPGPEPAHRAREAASALLLAREGGHAID
- a CDS encoding nuclear transport factor 2 family protein is translated as MTDPAVRPPVPPFTEESARAKVQAAEDAWNSRDPERVALAYTENSLWRNRDRFLSGRDEIREFLTEKWERELDYRLRKELWAYTDNRISVRFEYEWHDTAGQWWRSHGNEQWEFDRDGLMRRREASINDIPITAEDRRLTW